The nucleotide sequence TGACAATTGCTCGCGGTCGGTATCGCCGGCGGCTTCCGCCAGGCGGATCGCGATCATCTGCGCCGCGCTGCTCCACTCGTAGACGGCGGAAGCGACGTCCAGCCCCTCGTAGCACTGCAGGCGGATCAGCTTGCGCCCGAGGGCCGCCGACAACACTTTTGCGATTTCGGTCTTGCCGACGCCGGCCTCGCCTTCGAGAAACAGCGGCCGTCCCATGCGCAGCGACAGGTAGGCGACCGTCGCCAGCGACCGCTCGGCCAGATAGCCGCGCGATGTCAGGAGCTCCAGCATCGCATCGACGGATTTGGGTAGCGCCGATGCACTCATGGGATAGCCAATCTTGATACGCAAGGAGTCGGCAAACTAATCGGCAAACTTACTTCGCCGTCGCGGCTTCGACGGCGCGGCGCGTCAAGACGCCGATCAGATGCGCGCGATATTCGGCGCTGCCGTGCAGGTCGCTGTTCAGCCCATCGGCCGACGCCGAAATGCCATCGAGCACCTTGTGCGAAAAACGCTTCTTCAGCGCTTCCTCGAACGCGGTGGCGCGGAACACGCCGTCCGAGCCGGCGCCGGTGACGGCGACGCGCACATCCGACGGACGTTTGGCGACGAACACGCCGACCAGCGCGTAACGCGAGGCCTGGTTGCGGAACTTGATGTAGGCTGCCCTCTTCGGCAGCGGGAACATCACCTTGGTGATGATCTCGTCGCTCTCGAGTGCGGTGGTGAACAGGCCCTGAAAGAACTCTTCGGCCTTGAGGCGGCGCTTGTTGGTGACGATGGTGGCGCCGAGCGCGAGAACCGCTGCGGGATAATCCGCGGTCGGATCGTTGTTGGCGAGCGAGCCGCCGATCGTGCCTTTATGGCGCACCGCAGGATCGCCGATTCCGCCGGCGAGCTCGGCCAGCGCCGGAATCGCTTCGCCCACGATCGACGACGCCGCGACGGCCGCATGGCTGGCGGTCGCGCCGATCACCAGCGAACGGCCCTTCATCTCGATGGCGTCGAGCCCTTCGATGTGGGAGAGGTCGACCAGATGCGGCGGGCTGGCGAGCCGCTGCTTCATGACCGGCACCAGCGTATGGCCGCCGGCGATCACCTTGGCGTCTTCGTTCTTCACCAGGAGATTGGCGGCCTGCCGCACGGTTGCCGGACGATGATATTTGAATTCGTACATTTGAGAACTTCCTGATCGCGGATGCGATGAAATCAATTAAGCGAGATCGGATTTGGCCATCGCCTTGGCGCCGGCGGCGATCGACTGGACGATGTTCTGATAGCCGGTGCAGCGGCACAGATTGCCTTCGAGCTCTTCGCGAATGACGTGCTCGGAGAGGTCATGGCCCTTGCGATGCACCATATCGACCGCGGTCATGATCATGCCGGGGGTGCAGAAGCCGCATTGCAGGCCATGATGCTCGCGGAAGGCTTCCTGCATCGGATGCAGCGGCGCTCCGTCCGCGGCCAGGCCCTCGATGGTCTTGACGTCGTGGCCATCGGCCATGACCGCGAGCGTGGTGCAGGACTTCACCGCCTTGCCGTCGAGATGGACGACGCAGGCGCCGCACTGCGAGGTATCGCAGCCGACATGGGTGCCCGTCAGGCGCAGATTTTCCCGCAGAAACTGGACCAGCAGGGTACGGGGATCGACATTGGCGTTTACGGGATTACCGTTCACGATCAGGGAAATCTTGGCCATCACCACTCTCTTGGGCTGCGCCGCCGACGGATCTGCCGGCAGCGCAGGCGTTTATAGTCATTCCAAAGCCCATAATATGGGCCATCCCGGTAATGAGCAACCTCAGGAGCCCTCGCGAGCCCCTCTCCTGGGGCATGGCATGAGTGACTTGACGGCCTGTTCGACCGGGGTGGCCGCGCAGAATCAGCCTTGATCAGTCTTGCCTAATCAGTCTTGCTTAAATCAGCCTTGCCTGGTCAGCCTTGCCTGGTCAGCCTTGCACGGCCTTGCCGAAATTGGCGAAGAATTCGTCGGCCAGCTTCTTGGCCGCACCATTGATCAGCCGCTGTCCGAGCTGGGCCAGCTTGCCGCCGATCTGCGCCTCGACATTATAGCTCAGCAGCGTGCCGCCATCCTTTTCGGACAGCGCCACCGTGGCGCCGCCCTTGGCGAAGCCGGCGACGCCGCCCTCGCCTTCGCCCGAGATCTTGTAGCCGTTGGGCGGGTCGAGATCGCTCAGCATGACCTTGCCCTTGAAGCGGGCGGAGACCGGCCCGACCTTCATCTTGGCGGTGGCGCGGAAGCCGTTATCCTCGGTCTTTTCCAGCTCCTCGCAGCCGGGGATGCAGGCCTTCAGCACCTCCGGATCGTTCAGCTTGGCCCACACAGCCTCACGCGACGCCGCAAGCTGGACTTCGCCGTTCATCGTCATCGCCATGGGGGGAGCCTCCTGGATCGCTTCAACCTGATCTTCCCCAAGTAAAGCACGGCTGGGCCAAAAGGAAGACCGCCCGGCACCGTGAGCGATGCATATTCGCAATTGCAGCAGAGCCCGGCCGACAAGGGCATTGGCAGCGGCAGGCCGGAGTGGTTAGGTCGCGCAGATGAGCACGTCCCTTTCCCCCCTGCTGGCCCCGATGCTGTCGAGCGCCGCGATGCGCACGGTTTGCGACAATGTCGCGGCCCTGCAAAACATGCTGGATTTCGAGGCGGCGCTGGCGCGCGCCGAGGCCGCAGCCGGGGTGATTCCGGCAAGCGCGGCCGGCCCGATCACGAATGCGTGCCACGCCGAATCATTCGATCTCGCCGCGCTGGCCGACGCCGCCACCCGCTCCGGCAACCTCGCCATCCCGCTCGTCAAGGCACTGACCGCCAACGTCGCCAAGGTGGATGCCGAGGCCGCGCGTTATGTCCATTGGGGCGCGACCAGCCAGGACGTCATCGATACCGGCGCCATG is from Bradyrhizobium sp. AZCC 2176 and encodes:
- a CDS encoding FAD binding domain-containing protein, yielding MYEFKYHRPATVRQAANLLVKNEDAKVIAGGHTLVPVMKQRLASPPHLVDLSHIEGLDAIEMKGRSLVIGATASHAAVAASSIVGEAIPALAELAGGIGDPAVRHKGTIGGSLANNDPTADYPAAVLALGATIVTNKRRLKAEEFFQGLFTTALESDEIITKVMFPLPKRAAYIKFRNQASRYALVGVFVAKRPSDVRVAVTGAGSDGVFRATAFEEALKKRFSHKVLDGISASADGLNSDLHGSAEYRAHLIGVLTRRAVEAATAK
- a CDS encoding (2Fe-2S)-binding protein encodes the protein MAKISLIVNGNPVNANVDPRTLLVQFLRENLRLTGTHVGCDTSQCGACVVHLDGKAVKSCTTLAVMADGHDVKTIEGLAADGAPLHPMQEAFREHHGLQCGFCTPGMIMTAVDMVHRKGHDLSEHVIREELEGNLCRCTGYQNIVQSIAAGAKAMAKSDLA
- a CDS encoding SRPBCC family protein, producing MAMTMNGEVQLAASREAVWAKLNDPEVLKACIPGCEELEKTEDNGFRATAKMKVGPVSARFKGKVMLSDLDPPNGYKISGEGEGGVAGFAKGGATVALSEKDGGTLLSYNVEAQIGGKLAQLGQRLINGAAKKLADEFFANFGKAVQG